In Paenibacillus sonchi, a single genomic region encodes these proteins:
- a CDS encoding AIM24 family protein, producing the protein MAYTINNLKDNSNVVIKEQLGGFTVIEYKEDLSSTTLAEAQSNFFMSKSNMRNKQLMIELNNSEVTLSAGAMQYMVGNIEMISGVKGVGGLMRNIVSSAATGTSAIKPLYKGTGTILLETTYKYLWLIDVDNDHIVIDDGLFLACESSLQLAVTARKSLSSAALGGEGLFNLSAKGKGILALEAPIPSEEAVVIELQNDVLKVDGNFALMWSNTLDFTVEKSGKTRLGSAASGEGLVNVYRGTGTVWLAPLTSYRNSLFQANTP; encoded by the coding sequence ATGGCCTACACTATCAATAATTTGAAAGATAACAGCAATGTTGTGATCAAGGAACAGCTCGGCGGATTTACGGTTATCGAATACAAAGAAGATTTGAGCAGCACCACCTTGGCGGAAGCACAGTCCAACTTCTTCATGAGCAAAAGCAATATGCGCAACAAGCAGCTCATGATTGAGCTGAATAACAGCGAGGTTACCCTGAGCGCCGGGGCGATGCAGTATATGGTCGGCAATATTGAAATGATCTCAGGGGTAAAAGGGGTCGGCGGCCTGATGAGAAATATCGTATCCAGTGCCGCAACCGGGACCAGTGCGATTAAACCTCTCTACAAAGGCACCGGTACGATTCTGCTGGAAACCACCTATAAATATCTGTGGCTGATTGATGTCGACAACGATCATATCGTCATCGATGACGGCCTGTTCCTGGCCTGTGAATCTTCACTCCAGCTCGCCGTCACCGCACGCAAGAGCCTTTCCTCGGCCGCACTGGGCGGAGAAGGGCTGTTCAATCTGAGCGCCAAAGGCAAAGGCATTCTGGCCCTGGAAGCACCGATTCCTTCCGAGGAAGCCGTCGTCATTGAGCTGCAGAATGATGTGCTGAAGGTCGATGGCAATTTTGCGTTAATGTGGTCGAACACGCTGGACTTCACCGTCGAGAAATCGGGCAAAACCCGGCTCGGCTCTGCCGCTTCCGGCGAGGGTCTGGTCAATGTGTACCGGGGAACAGGCACGGTCTGGCTGGCTCCGCTCACCTCATACAGAAATAGTCTGTTTCAGGCGAATACCCCCTAA
- a CDS encoding MerR family transcriptional regulator — MEMLKTKDAAELLSVSQTTIKRWAAMFPDYFPKDRFGHYIFSEQEISLLKSIKERINHGEVLEYMNLGSAAGIQPPVSQQENPLRHTQDWPMGDMLSRIDYIERSLDHKADEVVSVQLLQQRAELEDLRQMIKQLAVSLETIQKPGAPSLSPHDELHPVAAKKLKTPPRKRGLLRNIFSFL, encoded by the coding sequence ATGGAAATGCTGAAAACGAAGGATGCCGCAGAGCTGCTGTCTGTCAGCCAGACAACCATCAAACGCTGGGCTGCCATGTTCCCTGATTATTTTCCAAAGGACCGGTTTGGACATTATATATTCTCAGAGCAGGAGATTAGTCTGTTAAAATCGATTAAAGAGCGCATCAATCACGGGGAAGTGCTAGAGTATATGAATCTGGGGTCCGCAGCAGGCATCCAGCCGCCTGTATCCCAACAGGAGAACCCGCTCCGCCACACACAGGACTGGCCTATGGGCGATATGCTGTCCCGGATCGATTATATCGAACGCTCACTGGATCACAAAGCCGACGAGGTAGTCTCAGTGCAGCTGCTCCAGCAGCGCGCGGAGCTTGAGGACCTGCGCCAAATGATCAAGCAGTTAGCCGTATCCCTGGAAACTATCCAGAAGCCTGGCGCCCCCTCCCTTTCTCCGCATGATGAGCTGCATCCCGTTGCCGCTAAGAAGCTCAAGACTCCGCCAAGGAAGCGCGGGCTGCTGCGGAATATTTTTTCCTTCCTGTAG
- the hprK gene encoding HPr(Ser) kinase/phosphatase, producing the protein MKSVTVQGLTEKFHLEVLAGASRMDREITRPRTHRPGLEFVGYFDFFPMERVQVLGRKEINYLLTLSVEERKLHIGNIVKYHPPCFIVTSGQQEIPYLTLFCNQEGIPLLRTGDTTTEFIAKLDSYLVKALAPELSIHGVCVNVSGIGILLRGKSGIGKSETAHTLIRRGHRFVADDIVVLKKLGPSTLLGTHNETTREFLALRSIGLINVVRQYGRKAFQDETRIVLDIELCPWRENSLNNELELVPQFTEYLGVQIPHIEVQLQPGRDVAGLIEAAANNWYLKQLGYSAAEEFMKRIEDGMQS; encoded by the coding sequence ATGAAGTCTGTCACTGTTCAAGGTCTTACGGAAAAGTTCCATTTGGAAGTGCTGGCGGGTGCCAGCCGTATGGATCGCGAAATTACCCGTCCAAGGACGCATAGACCGGGGCTGGAGTTTGTCGGCTATTTTGATTTTTTCCCTATGGAGCGGGTACAGGTACTCGGCCGTAAGGAAATCAACTATTTATTGACACTAAGCGTAGAAGAACGCAAGCTGCATATCGGGAACATCGTCAAATATCATCCGCCGTGTTTTATCGTGACGTCCGGGCAGCAGGAGATCCCTTATTTGACGCTGTTTTGCAACCAGGAGGGGATTCCGCTGCTGCGGACCGGGGATACCACAACGGAGTTCATTGCCAAGCTGGACAGCTATCTGGTGAAGGCGCTGGCACCCGAGCTGTCGATCCATGGGGTATGCGTGAACGTATCAGGCATTGGCATTCTGCTTAGGGGCAAATCCGGGATCGGCAAAAGCGAGACTGCACACACCCTTATCCGCAGGGGCCACCGGTTCGTGGCGGATGATATTGTGGTGCTCAAGAAGCTGGGCCCGTCGACGCTGCTCGGGACACATAATGAGACCACGCGTGAATTCCTCGCGCTGCGCAGCATCGGCCTGATCAATGTTGTGCGCCAATACGGACGCAAGGCCTTTCAGGACGAGACGCGAATTGTGCTTGATATTGAGCTTTGCCCATGGCGGGAAAATTCGCTGAACAACGAGCTGGAGCTGGTGCCCCAGTTCACTGAATATCTCGGTGTCCAAATTCCGCATATTGAGGTCCAGCTTCAGCCGGGGCGCGATGTAGCCGGATTAATTGAGGCAGCGGCTAACAACTGGTACCTCAAGCAGCTTGGCTACAGCGCCGCCGAAGAATTCATGAAGCGGATCGAAGACGGGATGCAGTCTTGA
- a CDS encoding PTS transporter subunit EIIC has product MPHNNIPTEQDGLTTKETRSPAGELAERLIGLSGGAANVLEAIHCTTRLRLRLRDSSRVDEAGLSGIQEVQGVFFRTGQLQIILGSANVFKVHRQVVRILQEGGAKQQPEGTGELSQKNRPGQQGVLRQIADAVSFFSDIVVPMIPLFVGVGLLLGLLSMMEVFGWAPRDSAAFRTLSLLTGSAFQMLAVMFGYHTAKRFGGTPPLGAVIGLVMTHPGLLQVTGFGRDRVSSADVLIAPQFGYQGAVIPTILAVLVMTLIEKGLRRMLPASASAMLIPFLSLASGGAIAILAIGPITSELSASLGSMLELVFRSGGTVFGLLLGGIYSSLVVSGLHHGIQAIELGLITNPDISVNFLLPIWSMANIAQGAAGLAVYARTRDPALRKIALPASITAFLGITEPVTFGVNLKLGRPFLGAAAGGAAGGAYVAFHQVAADSFGLTGIPMFVFTVQLGQLNVIHYAAGFLLAAATAFAVTWVLGVDEPSGYGTKKHRRIT; this is encoded by the coding sequence ATGCCCCATAACAATATCCCCACAGAACAAGATGGACTGACCACAAAGGAAACCCGCAGCCCGGCGGGGGAATTGGCTGAACGCCTGATTGGCTTGTCCGGAGGCGCCGCCAATGTGCTGGAAGCCATTCACTGCACAACCCGGCTTCGCCTTAGGCTGCGGGATAGCTCCCGGGTGGATGAGGCCGGACTATCGGGCATACAGGAGGTCCAAGGCGTATTCTTCCGCACCGGACAGCTGCAAATTATACTGGGATCGGCCAATGTCTTCAAGGTCCACCGTCAGGTTGTCCGCATCCTTCAAGAAGGCGGGGCCAAGCAGCAGCCGGAGGGTACCGGTGAGCTGTCCCAAAAGAACCGTCCGGGGCAGCAGGGCGTGTTAAGACAGATAGCTGATGCGGTCAGCTTCTTTTCGGATATCGTCGTACCCATGATTCCGCTCTTTGTCGGGGTCGGACTGCTGCTCGGTCTGCTCAGCATGATGGAGGTTTTCGGCTGGGCCCCGCGGGATAGTGCCGCGTTTCGGACCTTGTCCTTATTGACCGGATCAGCATTTCAGATGCTGGCGGTAATGTTCGGTTATCATACGGCCAAGAGATTTGGAGGCACACCGCCGCTCGGTGCCGTAATCGGCCTTGTCATGACCCATCCCGGTCTTCTGCAGGTCACCGGATTCGGCAGAGACCGGGTAAGCTCTGCAGATGTATTGATCGCACCGCAGTTCGGATATCAGGGTGCGGTCATTCCCACCATTCTTGCGGTACTGGTGATGACGCTGATCGAGAAAGGGCTGCGCCGGATGCTTCCTGCATCAGCTTCGGCGATGCTGATCCCCTTTCTAAGCCTGGCCTCCGGAGGCGCGATTGCCATCCTGGCCATCGGACCGATTACCTCTGAGCTTAGCGCTTCTCTCGGCAGCATGCTGGAGCTTGTATTCAGATCTGGCGGTACGGTGTTTGGCCTGCTGCTTGGCGGAATCTACAGCTCGCTCGTTGTGAGCGGCCTGCATCACGGGATTCAGGCCATAGAGCTCGGACTGATCACCAACCCGGACATCAGCGTCAATTTTCTGCTCCCTATCTGGTCTATGGCAAATATCGCACAGGGTGCGGCCGGACTGGCTGTGTATGCCAGAACCCGGGACCCGGCATTGCGCAAAATAGCGCTGCCCGCCTCAATCACCGCCTTCTTGGGAATTACCGAACCGGTTACCTTTGGGGTCAACCTGAAGCTTGGCCGCCCTTTCCTGGGCGCTGCGGCAGGAGGGGCTGCAGGAGGGGCTTATGTTGCCTTTCATCAGGTGGCGGCCGATTCGTTCGGCCTGACCGGAATTCCGATGTTCGTTTTTACCGTCCAGCTTGGACAGCTGAATGTTATCCATTATGCGGCCGGTTTTCTGCTGGCAGCGGCAACAGCCTTTGCGGTTACCTGGGTCCTTGGTGTTGACGAGCCGTCTGGTTATGGAACAAAAAAGCATAGGAGAATAACATGA
- a CDS encoding PRD domain-containing protein has translation MKIKKILNNNAVVVNDLSEEKIVMGSGIAFQKRKNDIIDPSLVEKVFIMDDPDQYGHLQEMLGTLPEEEIAASEQIISYAEHELEVTFNEHIHIALTDHLSFALERIRKGTMIQNTLLDEIRILYPREFQIGLHAKSIIREALQVDIPVDEVGYIAMHIHTAWKNAGVRGTAAETAAMIRDLAEGVEQAAGITLERGSANYERLVTQLENILRTDENGKLLSELNPEIVRIAKERYTRAYVQATEISGLVEEDYGYILSDSQRVCIAMEINRINTRSGNGNIS, from the coding sequence ATGAAAATCAAAAAAATTCTGAACAACAACGCGGTTGTAGTGAACGACCTCAGCGAAGAAAAGATTGTCATGGGATCCGGGATTGCTTTTCAGAAAAGGAAAAACGATATTATTGATCCGTCCCTTGTTGAGAAAGTGTTCATTATGGACGACCCGGATCAATACGGGCATCTGCAGGAAATGCTGGGTACACTGCCCGAAGAGGAGATTGCGGCATCGGAACAAATTATTTCGTATGCTGAACATGAGCTGGAAGTGACGTTTAATGAGCATATTCATATTGCGCTGACGGACCATCTCTCTTTTGCTCTGGAGCGTATCCGCAAAGGAACGATGATTCAGAACACGCTGCTGGATGAAATCCGCATTTTATACCCGAGAGAGTTCCAGATTGGGCTGCATGCAAAGAGCATTATTCGTGAAGCCCTGCAGGTGGATATCCCCGTGGATGAGGTGGGATACATCGCGATGCATATCCATACCGCCTGGAAAAACGCCGGGGTCCGCGGAACGGCTGCCGAAACGGCGGCAATGATCCGCGATCTTGCTGAAGGCGTGGAGCAGGCCGCAGGCATTACGCTGGAACGGGGTTCTGCCAACTATGAGCGGTTGGTGACCCAGCTGGAAAATATCCTGCGGACCGATGAAAACGGCAAGCTGCTGAGCGAGCTGAACCCGGAGATTGTACGGATTGCCAAAGAGCGCTACACCCGGGCTTATGTGCAGGCCACAGAGATCAGCGGGCTGGTTGAAGAAGATTATGGCTATATTCTCAGTGACAGTCAGCGGGTATGTATTGCTATGGAGATCAACCGGATCAACACTCGCTCAGGAAATGGTAATATATCCTAA
- a CDS encoding glycoside hydrolase family 68 protein, with protein MIIKKMARQAAAVTFATALLAGGGASALANGNNNGDYKGNNSGDYKESYGFSHITRFDMLKIPEQQKSEQFQVPAFNAASIQNISSAKGSDQWGNAIDLDVWDSWPLQNADGTVAEYNGYHIVFALAGDPKKGWDTFIYMFYQKVGDTSIDSWKNAGRVFKDSDKYVPNDPILNKQAEEWSGSATLTKDGKVRLFYTNRQGWDPAHGFFGKQTLTTAQVNVSKPDADTLKVDGVEDFKSIFDGDGKFYQNVDQAFGGGDYADNHTLRDPHYVEDNGRKYLVFESNTGTETGYQGEESLYNRSFYEGSKVFFENEKNKLLSGPKKSLAALANGSLGIIELNDDYTLKTVMKPLIASNTVTDEIERANVFEMNGKWYLFTDSRGSKMTIDGIGANDVYMLGYVADSLTGPYKPLNGSGLVLHMNLDPNDLTWTYSHFAIPQAEGNNVVITSYMTNRGLYAEQHSTFAPSFLVNIKGPKTSVVKDSVLEQGQLTVK; from the coding sequence ATGATTATCAAAAAGATGGCAAGACAAGCAGCAGCAGTAACCTTTGCAACAGCTTTACTTGCAGGTGGCGGAGCTTCGGCTTTGGCAAATGGAAATAACAATGGAGATTATAAGGGGAATAACAGCGGGGATTACAAAGAAAGCTATGGTTTTTCCCATATTACCCGCTTTGACATGCTGAAAATACCGGAACAACAAAAAAGCGAGCAATTTCAGGTTCCGGCGTTCAATGCCGCTTCGATCCAGAATATTTCTTCTGCAAAAGGCTCGGACCAGTGGGGCAACGCCATCGACCTTGATGTCTGGGACAGCTGGCCGCTGCAAAATGCGGACGGAACCGTTGCCGAGTATAACGGCTACCATATCGTTTTTGCGCTGGCGGGAGACCCCAAAAAAGGATGGGACACCTTCATCTACATGTTCTATCAAAAAGTGGGCGACACCTCCATTGACAGCTGGAAAAATGCCGGCAGAGTTTTTAAGGACAGCGATAAATATGTTCCAAACGACCCGATTCTGAACAAGCAAGCTGAAGAATGGTCCGGTTCCGCAACCTTGACGAAGGATGGCAAAGTCCGCCTGTTCTATACCAACCGCCAGGGCTGGGACCCGGCACACGGATTTTTTGGCAAGCAAACCCTGACCACAGCACAGGTGAATGTGTCGAAGCCGGATGCGGATACGCTGAAGGTGGATGGCGTGGAAGATTTCAAATCGATCTTTGACGGAGACGGAAAGTTCTATCAGAATGTGGATCAGGCTTTCGGCGGAGGCGATTATGCGGATAACCATACCTTAAGAGACCCTCACTATGTTGAGGATAACGGCCGTAAGTACCTTGTTTTTGAATCGAATACCGGTACGGAAACGGGTTACCAGGGCGAGGAATCGCTGTACAACAGATCCTTCTACGAAGGAAGCAAGGTCTTCTTCGAGAATGAAAAAAACAAGCTGCTGTCTGGCCCTAAGAAATCGCTCGCAGCATTAGCGAACGGATCACTGGGGATTATCGAGCTGAATGATGACTACACCCTGAAAACAGTAATGAAGCCGCTCATCGCCTCCAATACCGTAACCGATGAAATTGAACGGGCGAACGTGTTTGAAATGAATGGCAAGTGGTACCTGTTCACGGATTCCCGGGGCTCCAAAATGACCATTGACGGAATCGGCGCCAATGATGTATACATGCTGGGCTATGTAGCAGATTCATTGACCGGTCCTTATAAACCGTTGAACGGAAGCGGGCTTGTGCTGCATATGAACCTTGATCCTAACGATCTTACCTGGACATACTCTCACTTCGCCATCCCGCAGGCCGAAGGAAATAATGTGGTCATCACCAGTTATATGACTAACCGGGGCTTGTATGCCGAGCAGCATTCCACTTTTGCGCCAAGCTTCCTCGTGAATATTAAGGGCCCGAAAACTTCGGTTGTCAAAGACAGTGTCCTTGAACAAGGACAATTGACGGTGAAGTAG
- a CDS encoding glycoside hydrolase family 32 protein encodes MGLVIAIGAAAYYSGRNNIPEGAAPSHSPPTYRAAYHFTTPDKWMNDPQRPVYLDGVYHYYYLYNRDYPAGNGTEWRHAVSVDLVHWTDEGIAIPKYTTPNGDPWSGSVVVDVTGSAGFGKGAVVAIMTQPSADGGQQEQFLWYSTDHGYSFRPYGNAPVLPNPGAADFRDPKVIWDDLSGKWIMVLAEGTKIGFYESKNLKAWHYMSGFVTEGIGIVECPDLYLMHAEDGAYKWVLGASANGIASGKPNTYAYWIGDFDGMAFLPDRKEPQWLDYGFDWYGAVTFEDGTSRDATHHRYAMAWMNNWEYAQHTPTMREGFNGMDSIVRQIELKQAGGDSYRLVSEPLEALSHAAKEAATYERFVVNGSAALPVTGDSYELNTDINWSELKNAGVRLRESADKSRHVDVGVFAEAGYTYVNRAYTGNPDKSGKYLESTAPFDVSKKKIHLKILVDKTSVEVFIDDGSVVYSNVVFPELDDQGITLFSDGGTAVFSNIVIKPLK; translated from the coding sequence TTGGGCCTTGTAATCGCTATAGGGGCGGCGGCTTACTATTCCGGAAGGAACAATATCCCGGAGGGGGCCGCCCCTTCTCATTCACCGCCGACCTATCGGGCGGCCTACCATTTTACCACACCCGATAAGTGGATGAACGATCCGCAAAGGCCTGTTTATCTGGACGGGGTATACCATTACTACTATCTGTACAACCGCGACTATCCCGCTGGAAATGGTACCGAATGGCGGCACGCGGTATCTGTTGATCTGGTGCATTGGACAGATGAGGGAATCGCCATCCCCAAGTATACAACCCCCAACGGAGATCCCTGGTCAGGGTCTGTTGTTGTAGATGTGACAGGATCAGCCGGTTTCGGAAAAGGGGCTGTTGTCGCGATTATGACCCAGCCCTCCGCCGATGGCGGACAGCAGGAGCAATTTTTATGGTATAGCACAGACCACGGATACTCCTTTCGCCCTTACGGAAATGCTCCCGTTCTGCCCAATCCGGGAGCGGCCGACTTTAGAGACCCAAAGGTCATTTGGGATGACCTCTCCGGCAAATGGATCATGGTCCTGGCTGAAGGCACAAAAATAGGCTTCTATGAGTCCAAGAACTTAAAAGCCTGGCACTATATGAGCGGTTTCGTAACTGAGGGTATCGGAATTGTGGAATGTCCGGATCTTTACCTGATGCATGCGGAGGACGGGGCTTATAAATGGGTGCTCGGCGCCAGCGCCAATGGCATCGCCTCAGGGAAACCCAACACCTATGCCTACTGGATAGGGGACTTCGACGGCATGGCGTTTCTCCCTGACCGGAAGGAGCCGCAGTGGCTGGATTACGGCTTTGACTGGTACGGTGCCGTAACCTTTGAGGATGGAACAAGCCGCGACGCCACTCATCATCGTTACGCCATGGCCTGGATGAATAATTGGGAATATGCCCAGCATACGCCAACGATGCGGGAAGGCTTCAACGGAATGGATTCGATTGTCCGTCAAATTGAACTGAAGCAGGCGGGCGGGGACAGCTATCGGCTTGTGTCAGAACCTCTTGAAGCCTTAAGCCATGCGGCCAAGGAGGCTGCCACTTATGAGCGTTTCGTTGTGAACGGCTCTGCAGCGCTTCCTGTCACAGGCGATTCGTACGAGCTTAACACCGATATCAATTGGTCTGAGCTTAAGAATGCGGGTGTCAGACTTCGGGAATCGGCTGATAAAAGCCGTCATGTGGATGTAGGAGTTTTTGCCGAAGCCGGGTACACTTATGTCAATCGGGCCTACACCGGGAACCCCGACAAAAGCGGAAAATATCTGGAAAGCACAGCTCCCTTTGATGTAAGCAAAAAGAAGATACACCTGAAGATTCTTGTGGATAAAACGAGCGTTGAAGTGTTTATTGATGACGGCTCTGTCGTATATTCCAATGTCGTTTTCCCTGAATTAGACGATCAGGGGATCACACTGTTTTCCGACGGCGGCACAGCGGTTTTCAGCAATATTGTGATCAAGCCATTGAAATAA
- a CDS encoding malate:quinone oxidoreductase: protein MSNPQTKTDVILIGAGIMSATLGSLLKELVPDWKITVFERRAGAGEESSNEWNNAGTGHSSLCELNYTVEQPDGSIDISKAIKVNEEYQFSKQFWSYLVKSKRIQHPQDFIVPVPHMSFVQGEADVTFLKKRFEALSQNPLFQGMEFSDDPEQLMEWIPLMMKDRRINQPLAATRIESGTDVNFGALTRILFDHLQSNNTDIRYQHNVDDIKRAGDGSWDLKVRNLENGTTTRHSAKFVFIGGGGGSLHLLQKSGIPEGKGIGGFPVSGLFMVCQKPDIVAQHHAKVYGKAALGAPPMSVPHLDTRVIDKKESLFFGPFAGFSPKFLKYGSVFDLITSVKPGNLTTMLAAGAKNLSLTKYLIGQVMLSKDQRIEALREFVPGAQNGDWDLVVAGQRVQIIKDTAAGKGTLQFGTEVISSADGSIAALLGASPGASTAVSVMLEVIGKCFPQQIKAWEPKIKEMIPAYGVTLMENPKLINEIQKLTDRSLNLTSRAGEYEKKAPVSSSS, encoded by the coding sequence ATGAGCAACCCACAAACAAAAACAGATGTTATTTTAATTGGTGCCGGAATCATGAGTGCGACGTTAGGTTCACTGCTAAAAGAATTAGTGCCGGACTGGAAAATTACAGTGTTTGAGCGGCGGGCGGGTGCAGGTGAGGAGAGCTCTAATGAATGGAATAATGCAGGAACCGGGCACTCTTCGCTATGCGAGCTCAACTACACCGTAGAACAGCCGGATGGCTCCATCGATATCAGTAAAGCTATAAAAGTGAATGAAGAGTATCAGTTTTCCAAGCAATTCTGGTCGTATCTGGTGAAAAGCAAACGGATACAGCATCCGCAGGATTTTATCGTACCCGTGCCCCATATGAGCTTTGTGCAAGGGGAAGCCGATGTGACCTTTTTGAAAAAACGATTTGAAGCGCTTTCGCAAAATCCGCTGTTTCAGGGAATGGAATTTTCCGATGATCCGGAACAGCTGATGGAATGGATTCCGCTTATGATGAAAGACAGAAGAATTAACCAGCCCCTCGCGGCGACCCGGATTGAATCAGGTACGGATGTGAACTTTGGCGCTTTAACGCGCATTTTGTTTGACCACTTACAGAGTAATAACACGGATATCAGATATCAGCATAATGTCGATGATATTAAACGTGCCGGCGACGGCTCCTGGGACCTGAAGGTGCGGAATCTCGAGAACGGTACCACTACGCGCCATTCCGCGAAATTCGTCTTTATCGGCGGCGGGGGCGGGAGTCTGCATTTGCTGCAGAAATCCGGTATTCCTGAGGGGAAGGGCATTGGAGGCTTTCCGGTGAGCGGACTGTTTATGGTGTGCCAGAAGCCGGACATTGTCGCACAGCATCATGCCAAAGTATACGGAAAAGCTGCACTTGGTGCTCCGCCTATGTCTGTCCCGCATCTGGATACCAGAGTCATCGACAAAAAAGAATCGCTGTTCTTTGGGCCGTTTGCCGGCTTCTCGCCAAAGTTTCTGAAATACGGTTCGGTGTTTGATCTGATAACTTCTGTAAAACCGGGTAATCTTACAACAATGCTGGCGGCAGGTGCGAAGAATCTTTCATTGACCAAGTACCTGATCGGGCAAGTGATGTTATCAAAAGATCAGCGTATTGAAGCCTTACGGGAATTTGTCCCGGGCGCCCAAAACGGGGATTGGGACCTGGTAGTGGCGGGCCAGCGTGTGCAGATCATCAAAGATACAGCAGCCGGCAAAGGCACGCTTCAATTCGGCACCGAAGTCATAAGCAGCGCCGATGGGTCGATAGCCGCATTGCTGGGTGCTTCTCCCGGTGCTTCTACTGCCGTTTCGGTCATGCTTGAAGTCATTGGCAAATGCTTCCCGCAGCAGATCAAGGCGTGGGAGCCGAAAATAAAAGAAATGATTCCTGCCTATGGCGTCACTCTTATGGAAAACCCTAAACTGATCAACGAAATTCAGAAATTAACGGACCGCTCCCTAAATCTGACGAGTAGAGCAGGGGAGTATGAAAAAAAGGCTCCTGTATCAAGTTCTTCCTAG
- a CDS encoding glycosyltransferase, with protein MEAGTKNSVKKQGVSIITCTNRQGFLKNLFNNYSRQHYPKKELIIVVNNNKIPLAPYQHLAKRLRNVRIYRVPERFSLGACLNYAVNKSKYSYIAKFDDDDYYARYYLTEALQVFQRTNADVIGKRAHYMYLRGSKTLILRFPPDENRSVASLPGATLVIKRSVFNQVHFPDQSVGEDDRFCITSRRKGYKVYSAGRYNFVAIRRKNSSNHTWIISDKELIAHHKTIPNVKNYKKWVQRKPKGVLYLKS; from the coding sequence ATGGAAGCTGGCACAAAAAATTCAGTAAAAAAGCAGGGGGTTTCCATTATTACCTGCACGAACCGCCAAGGTTTTTTGAAAAACCTGTTCAACAATTACAGCAGACAGCACTATCCAAAGAAAGAACTCATTATCGTTGTTAACAACAATAAAATACCGCTGGCCCCCTATCAGCATTTGGCCAAAAGGCTCCGGAACGTCCGCATTTATCGTGTTCCCGAGCGTTTTTCTCTCGGTGCTTGTTTGAACTATGCCGTCAACAAATCGAAATACAGCTACATTGCCAAATTTGATGATGATGATTATTATGCGCGTTATTATTTGACAGAAGCTTTGCAGGTATTTCAAAGAACCAATGCCGACGTCATAGGAAAGCGGGCACATTATATGTATTTGCGCGGATCTAAAACTCTGATTCTGCGTTTTCCGCCCGATGAAAACCGGTCTGTGGCCTCACTTCCGGGAGCTACCCTTGTCATTAAACGGAGCGTATTCAACCAAGTCCATTTTCCTGATCAAAGCGTGGGTGAAGATGACCGCTTCTGTATCACAAGCAGGAGGAAGGGGTATAAGGTCTATTCTGCGGGAAGATATAATTTTGTCGCCATACGCAGGAAAAATTCATCCAACCATACATGGATCATTAGTGACAAGGAGCTGATCGCTCATCATAAAACCATCCCAAATGTGAAAAATTATAAAAAATGGGTACAGCGAAAACCAAAGGGTGTCTTGTATCTTAAAAGCTAA
- a CDS encoding glycosyltransferase family 8 protein yields MVELVLTINDKDGSYTEHAAVVLASIFSKTEQTIRVHIVHDDSLSEENKSKLTQMVDVFHHNIFFYHVTIPEDMREVAAGVHKIDYWTMASMYRLLLPIIIQTDRVIYLDCDILVNMDINELWSIDLGDRYLGAVLDQGENLLEYFISMGLSAELYFNSGVILFHLDNIRKKDNWYGEMLNFLRNFPKMTMPDQDVLNAVYSGNYLQLDQCFNTFAQNELDLEHKIIHFAGDSKWWDADSPMQSYTIISVP; encoded by the coding sequence ATGGTTGAATTGGTTTTAACGATTAACGATAAAGACGGAAGTTATACGGAGCATGCGGCTGTAGTTCTTGCCTCAATTTTTTCCAAGACCGAGCAAACGATCAGAGTGCACATTGTGCATGATGATTCCTTAAGTGAGGAAAACAAGTCAAAACTCACACAAATGGTCGATGTATTTCATCACAACATCTTTTTTTATCATGTAACAATTCCTGAAGATATGCGGGAAGTGGCAGCAGGCGTGCATAAAATCGACTACTGGACAATGGCCAGTATGTACCGCTTGCTGCTCCCGATAATTATTCAGACCGACCGAGTGATTTACCTGGATTGCGACATTTTGGTCAATATGGATATTAATGAACTATGGAGCATTGACCTGGGAGATCGTTATTTGGGCGCCGTATTGGATCAAGGGGAAAACTTGCTGGAGTACTTTATCTCCATGGGGCTAAGTGCGGAGCTCTATTTTAACTCAGGCGTCATTCTGTTCCATCTGGACAATATCCGCAAAAAAGACAACTGGTATGGAGAAATGCTCAATTTCCTGCGGAATTTCCCTAAGATGACTATGCCTGACCAGGATGTTCTGAATGCGGTGTACAGCGGAAACTATTTACAATTGGACCAGTGTTTTAATACGTTCGCTCAGAATGAACTCGATCTGGAGCATAAAATTATTCATTTTGCCGGAGACAGCAAATGGTGGGATGCAGATTCCCCCATGCAGAGCTATACAATAATTTCCGTTCCATGA